The DNA window ACCCACAGCATGCCCTTCTTGTGAGAATCAATCTTACTTTACATTAAACGTTTCCAAATcacaatttattgattggCAAAGAATTAGAATACAAGAAAACGCCAATGAAATCCCCACAGGGTCAATGCCACGTACTTTAGATGTGATTTTGAGAGGTGAAACGGTTGAAAGAGCAAAGCCAGGTGACAAATGTAAATTTACTGGATGTGAAATTGTAATCCCCGATGTTTCTCAATTAGGTTTACCAGGTGTCAAACCACAATCCGTTAAGGAATCAGCAAGAGGCTCAGAGTTGAGTAGTGGTGTAACCGGTTTAAAATCACTTGGTGTTAGAGATTTGACATATAAGCTTGCCTTTGGAGCTTGTCACGTTGCTTCCATGGTCAATAAGGCCGGTGGGAATGAACAACTTGAAGTCGATTTAAATGACCAAGAAGTGTTTCTTACATCTTTGAGTGATGCTGAGGTGTTACAATTAAAGGAAATGGTCAAGGATGAACATATTTATGACAAGCTTGTAAACTCAATTGCACCAGCTGTGTTTGGTCACGAAGTAATCAAAAAGGGAATTCTTTTGCAATTGTTGGGTGGTGTTCACAAACAAACAGTAGATGGAATCAAGTTGAGAGGAGATATCAACATTTGCATTGTTGGTGACCCATCGACTTCGAAATCACAGTTTTTAAAGTATGTCTGCGGGTTTTCGCCTCGTGCTGTTTACACTTCTGGTAAAGCTTCCTCTGCTGCTGGGTTGACGGCAGCTGTAGtgaaagatgaagaaagtGGAGAATACACTATTGAAGCGGGTGCTTTAATGTTGGCAGATAATGGTATTTGTGCTATTGATGAATTCGACAAGATGGATATTACGGACCAAGTTGCTATTCACGAAGCTATGGAACAACAAACTATCTCCATCGCAAAAGCTGGTATCCACGCCACTTTGAATGCCCGTACATCTATCTTAGCTGCTGCTAACCCTATCGGAGGAAGATATAATAGAAAATTGGGTCTTCGTTCCAATTTGAATATGACAGCACCAATCATGTCgagatttgatttgttctttgttgttcttgatGACTGTaatgaaagaattgatACTCAATTAGCATCACACATTGTTGACTTGCACATGCTTAGAGACGATGCAATTGATCCACCTTACTCGGCTGAACAATTGGCAAGGTACATTAAATACGCAAAGACtttcaaaccaaaaatGACCAAAGAAGCTAGAGACTTTTTAGTCACCAGATACAAGGAATTGAGAGAAGATGATGCCCAAGGTTTAGGGAGATCTTCATACAGAATTACTGTGAGACAATTGGAGTCTATGATCAGATTGTCAGAAGCTATAGCCAGAGCCAACTGTACCGAGGAAATAACCCCAAGTTTTGTTGCCGAGGCATATGATTTGTTGAAACAATCTATTATCAGGGTCGAGATGGATGATATTGAGAtggaagatgaagaaagaCCAGCAGGTGAActggaagaagaagcacAAGAACAAGACCAACCACAGGAACAAGATGCTCAGCAATTACAATCTTCTGAAAGAGCACCTCCAGTGTCAATTAGTTACGACAAATATGTCTCTATAATGAATATGTTAGTCAAGAAAATAACCGAGgatgaaaaaaatggtGGCGATGGGCTTTCTGCAGATACTTTGGTTGAATGGTATTTGCTTCAAAAAGAAGACGAGATTTCCAGCGAACAAGAATATTTGCAAGAAAGG is part of the Candida dubliniensis CD36 chromosome R, complete sequence genome and encodes:
- a CDS encoding DNA replication licensing factor, putative (Similar to S. cerevisiae MCM6) — its product is MSNFVSSPGRIPSDAAQLLNSQTSSSFGRDNSTPAQPILYSEDLPPHLQLQQQQQQRAVAGRRRQIAVPKVVDVTSEKVRESFETFIEEFIDPEQADDDWDGKIYLAQIEAMKTYEYSTLYVDYQHLLSRENGVLATAISEQYYRFSPFLLKGLHRLLKKYAPSLLHTNLLHNAAEETVSETSTSSQANERVFQISFFNLPTVQRIRDIRSNKIGSLMSISGTVTRTSEVRPELYRACFTCDLCSAVIEGVEQVFKYTEPTACPSCENQSYFTLNVSKSQFIDWQRIRIQENANEIPTGSMPRTLDVILRGETVERAKPGDKCKFTGCEIVIPDVSQLGLPGVKPQSVKESARGSELSSGVTGLKSLGVRDLTYKLAFGACHVASMVNKAGGNEQLEVDLNDQEVFLTSLSDAEVLQLKEMVKDEHIYDKLVNSIAPAVFGHEVIKKGILLQLLGGVHKQTVDGIKLRGDINICIVGDPSTSKSQFLKYVCGFSPRAVYTSGKASSAAGLTAAVVKDEESGEYTIEAGALMLADNGICAIDEFDKMDITDQVAIHEAMEQQTISIAKAGIHATLNARTSILAAANPIGGRYNRKLGLRSNLNMTAPIMSRFDLFFVVLDDCNERIDTQLASHIVDLHMLRDDAIDPPYSAEQLARYIKYAKTFKPKMTKEARDFLVTRYKELREDDAQGLGRSSYRITVRQLESMIRLSEAIARANCTEEITPSFVAEAYDLLKQSIIRVEMDDIEMEDEERPAGESEEEAQEQDQPQEQDAQQLQSSERAPPVSISYDKYVSIMNMLVKKITEDEKNGGDGLSADTLVEWYLLQKEDEISSEQEYLQERKLAYKVIKRLVRDKILMSVTEGTNVVYIIHPNCAILDFFERD